Within the Bacillus sp. FSL K6-3431 genome, the region AGTTTGGTAGAATCTACAGGTGTCTATTTTGCATTAGGGGATATTTGTAAACGTGATTTAACAAAAGATGATTTGTCAAAGGGATATCGTGCCGAAGGACTAGCAATCATTTTAGGTGGTTTATTTAATTCCTTTCCATATACGACATTCTCACAAAACGTTGGATTAATGCAAATGTCAGGTGTTAAAACGAAGAATGTTATTTATATTACAGGTGGCATGTTAATTACACTAGGATTTATTCCGAAAATAGGTGCTGTTACAACGATCATTCCAAATGCAGTTCTAGGTGGGGCGATGATTGCTATGTTCGGAATGGTTATCTCTCAAGGGATAAAGATGCTTAGTAATGTCATAGCTTCTTCACAGGAAAACGCAATGATTATTGCGTGCTCAATCGGGATCGGACTAGGTGTCACTGTTGTTCCTGAACTATTTGCACAACTACCTAAAAGCGTTCAAATATTAACGAGCAATGGTATTGTTGCTGGAAGCATGACTGCGATCATATTAAATGTTTTGTTTAATATGCTACCTTCAAGAAAAAAAAATCCAGTTGTATTGGAAGAACAAAAGGCAGGTTAAATCGATATTTAATATAAAAATCCCCCTTCCTGAAGATTTCAGGAAGGGGGATTTTATCTTTTGATGAATGTCTGTAGTTCAGCTCACACTCGAGTAGGAGCTTGTTGAACTACTTTTGCAAATGCTTTTACTTCATCCATGTATGCGTTAAATTCTGCAATATCCATTTGCTGTGCGGAATCTGATAATGCGACAGCTGGATCAGGGTGAACTTCAGCCATTACTGCATCAGCGCCAATTGCGATTGCAGCCTTTGATGTAGGAAGCAATAGATCTTTGCGCCCTGTTGAATGCGTCACATCAACGACGACAGGCAAGTGTGTTTCTTTCTTTAAAATTGGCACTGCTGAAATATCGAGCGTGTTTCTTGTGGCTCTTTCATACGTACGAATGCCTCTTTCACAAAGAATAATTTGATCATTACCTTGCGCAATAATATATTCAGCTGCATATATGAATTCTTCAATTGTTGCAGACAGTCCACGTTTTAATAATACAGGTTTGTTTGTTGCCCCAGCGACTTTTAATAGTTCAAAGTTATGCATATTACGGGCGCCAAGTTGAATAACATCAACATAGTCTAAAGCGAGTTCTATATCGTTTGGATGTAAGATTTCACTAATTACAGCCATGCCTTCTTCATCTGCAACTTGGCGTAAAATCTTTAATCCTTCTAAGCCTAAGCCTTGGAAATCGTATGGCGAACTTCTTGGTTTAAAAGCTCCACCACGCATCAGTTTTAATCCCTGTTTCTTCATCGCTTGTGCGACTGTTTTTACTTGTTCATAGCTTTCAACAGCACATGGTCCCATGATGAAATGTGCTGTCCCATCACCGATGTTTTCGCCTAAAATAGATACAACTGTATCATCTGGCTTTTTCTTTCTAGATACAAGGAGTGCTTTCCTGTTATCATCTTTTTGTAGTTCAAGGCTTGCTTTGATAATTTCCTTAAACACATGTTGAACAGTCGATGTATCAAAAGGTCCTTCATTATGTTCCGCAAGTAAATTAAACAATTTTCTTTCTTGGACAGGGTCAAAGCGTTTCACACCCTGCATTTCTTTTAATTTACCAATCTCCTGAGCAATCTTACCTCGTTCATTAAACAATTCTAACATTTGCAAAGTTTTTTCTTCGATTTTGGCACGTAATAATTCTAGTTCAGACAATGATAAGCCCTCCTTATAATTCTGCATAATTCAACAATACCACAATATTCATCAAATTAATATAAAAACTGATTCGCTTTAAAGCTTCAACGCTGTAAAGTGTGTATGGAAATATTTTTGTTGATAGCTCAATACATTAGACCTTATTATCTTAACTGTCAATAGATAATAAGAATATTTTTCTTAATATTATATTTACACATTATTTTCAAAAGTGTAACAAAAAAGAAAAAAGATACATAGCCAATTCAATGTGAAAAATATAGCTAAACAAGCGTAGTAAGGTTAATTTTAGAAAATAATGAAATATTGCTTTACAACTAATCAATTTTGTGGTTAAAATTGAATCTATATAATTAAAAATTTAAGCAATGACAGGGCACAGTAGCGATCATATTCCTGTAAAGTCCAGAGAGCTAATGGTTGGTGGAAATTAGCACAGATTTGATTGTGAATTACTTCCTTGAGCTTCTTTTTCGAACATTTGGCTTTGTCCAATCAGTAAAAAAAGACGGTAGAACCGTTATCCGATCGAGAGGTGGACATATGTCCACAATAAGGGTGGTACCGCGATATACAATCGTCCCTGCTATATAGCAGGGGCGATTTTTGT harbors:
- a CDS encoding bifunctional 3-deoxy-7-phosphoheptulonate synthase/chorismate mutase; translation: MQNYKEGLSLSELELLRAKIEEKTLQMLELFNERGKIAQEIGKLKEMQGVKRFDPVQERKLFNLLAEHNEGPFDTSTVQHVFKEIIKASLELQKDDNRKALLVSRKKKPDDTVVSILGENIGDGTAHFIMGPCAVESYEQVKTVAQAMKKQGLKLMRGGAFKPRSSPYDFQGLGLEGLKILRQVADEEGMAVISEILHPNDIELALDYVDVIQLGARNMHNFELLKVAGATNKPVLLKRGLSATIEEFIYAAEYIIAQGNDQIILCERGIRTYERATRNTLDISAVPILKKETHLPVVVDVTHSTGRKDLLLPTSKAAIAIGADAVMAEVHPDPAVALSDSAQQMDIAEFNAYMDEVKAFAKVVQQAPTRV